The Populus trichocarpa isolate Nisqually-1 chromosome 2, P.trichocarpa_v4.1, whole genome shotgun sequence genome has a window encoding:
- the LOC112326476 gene encoding WD repeat-containing protein LWD1, with protein sequence MGGSSDPNQDGSDEQQKRSEIYTYEAPWHIYAMNWSVRRDKKYRLAIASLLEQYPNRVEIVQLDESNGEIRSDPNLSFEHPYPPTKTIFIPDKECQKPDLLATSSDFLRVWRINDEQPRVELKSLLNGNKNSEFCGPLTSFDWNEAEPRRIGTSSIDTTCTIWDIERETVDTQLIAHDKEVYDIAWGGVGVFASVSADGSVRVFDLRDKEHSTIIYESSEPDTPLVRLGWNKQDPRYMATIIMDSAKVVVLDIRFPTLPVVELQRHHASVNAVAWAPHSSCHICTAGDDSQALIWDLSSMGQPVEGGLDPILAYTAGAEIEQLQWSSSQPDWVAIAFSTKLQILRV encoded by the coding sequence ATGGGAGGTAGCAGCGACCCAAATCAAGACGGGTCGGACGAGCAACAGAAACGATCAGAGATCTACACATATGAGGCACCATGGCACATCTACGCCATGAACTGGAGCGTCCGTCGTGACAAGAAGTACCGTCTCGCCATCGCCAGCCTCCTAGAACAGTACCCAAACCGGGTCGAGATTGTACAGCTGGACGAATCCAATGGAGAGATCCGATCCGACCCGAATCTGTCCTTCGAGCACCCTTATCCACCTACCAAAACCATATTCATCCCGGACAAGGAGTGCCAAAAGCCTGACCTCCTCGCGACCTCCAGCGACTTCCTGCGCGTGTGGCGCATAAACGATGAGCAGCCGCGCGTGGAGCTCAAAAGCCTGTTAAATGGCAACAAGAACAGCGAATTTTGCGGGCCTTTGACTTCCTTTGACTGGAACGAAGCAGAGCCAAGGCGAATTGGGACATCCAGCATTGACACGACTTGCACCATCTGGGATATCGAGAGGGAGACTGTTGATACACAGTTAATCGCCCACGACAAGGAGGTATACGACATCGCATGGGGCGGTGTTGGGGTTTTCGCTTCTGTTTCAGCCGACGGGTCGGTTAGGGTTTTCGATTTACGGGATAAGGAGCATTCAACGATAATCTACGAGAGTTCGGAGCCCGACACGCCTTTGGTTAGGCTGGGGTGGAACAAGCAGGATCCGAGGTACATGGCCACGATAATCATGGACAGTGCTAAGGTTGTGGTGTTGGATATTCGCTTCCCAACTCTTCCAGTGGTGGAATTGCAGAGGCATCATGCTAGTGTTAATGCCGTTGCTTGGGCCCCGCATAGTTCATGCCATATTTGTACTGCTGGGGATGATTCACAGGCGTTAATTTGGGACCTCTCTTCCATGGGTCAGCCTGTTGAGGGTGGATTGGACCCCATTCTTGCTTATACTGCTGGTGCTGAAATCGAGCAGTTGCAGTGGTCGTCTTCTCAGCCTGATTGGGTTGCCATTGCTTTCTCTACCAAGCTGCAGATTCTCAGGGTTTGA